One genomic segment of Caldimonas brevitalea includes these proteins:
- a CDS encoding CHRD domain-containing protein: MKPLYVFAVLATTVLVACGGGGGGDDDGGSPATPAIETISVSLTGDQEAPTPVLTAANASGTVKINRTARTLSATVTIDGLTPTVAHIHAGEAGQAGAIVFPMTLEGSVATLVETPLTAEQLASLDAGKLYVNVHSAAHPAGELRGQIGREVFTAELSGAQETRPVQTKARAAGLLVLNPSDGSLSGEVEVQDVVATAAHVHGAPFGSDGPIVIPMHDHGGHGHFTVPDNTKLSTEQIKALRAGEMYFNVHSAAHPGGEIRGQIGRRILLAAANGAQEVPANASTATGTGFVVYDAVTRKMSGKLALQGLNATVAHIHAAAAGSNGPVVQELAAPAAGSNDWLIPASAPALTVERARALLNGEFYYNAHSAAFPAGEIRGQLAQP, translated from the coding sequence ATGAAACCTCTCTACGTGTTTGCAGTTCTGGCCACCACCGTCCTGGTGGCGTGCGGTGGTGGCGGTGGTGGTGACGACGACGGCGGGTCACCTGCCACTCCGGCCATCGAAACGATATCGGTGTCACTGACCGGGGACCAGGAGGCCCCCACCCCGGTCCTGACGGCGGCGAACGCGTCGGGCACGGTCAAGATCAACCGGACTGCGCGCACCCTCAGTGCCACGGTGACCATCGACGGCCTGACCCCGACCGTCGCCCACATCCATGCCGGCGAGGCCGGACAGGCTGGTGCGATCGTGTTCCCGATGACCCTCGAGGGCTCGGTGGCGACGCTGGTCGAGACACCGCTCACAGCCGAACAGCTGGCGTCGCTGGACGCGGGCAAGCTCTACGTGAACGTGCACAGCGCCGCCCATCCGGCCGGCGAGCTGCGCGGCCAGATCGGACGTGAGGTCTTCACGGCCGAGCTGTCCGGCGCACAGGAGACCCGGCCCGTCCAGACCAAGGCGCGCGCTGCGGGCCTGCTGGTGCTGAATCCGTCCGACGGCAGCCTCAGTGGCGAGGTCGAGGTGCAAGACGTGGTGGCCACCGCCGCGCATGTGCATGGCGCGCCGTTCGGAAGTGATGGCCCCATCGTGATCCCGATGCACGACCATGGTGGCCACGGTCATTTCACGGTGCCGGACAACACCAAGCTGAGCACGGAGCAGATCAAGGCACTGCGCGCAGGCGAGATGTATTTCAACGTGCACAGCGCTGCGCATCCCGGTGGCGAGATCCGCGGTCAGATCGGGCGCCGCATTCTTTTGGCTGCCGCCAACGGTGCCCAGGAAGTGCCGGCCAACGCATCCACCGCGACGGGCACGGGCTTCGTGGTCTACGACGCCGTGACCCGGAAGATGAGCGGCAAGCTGGCGCTGCAGGGCCTCAACGCGACGGTCGCACACATCCACGCGGCCGCCGCCGGCAGCAACGGCCCGGTCGTCCAGGAGCTCGCCGCCCCGGCGGCAGGCAGCAATGACTGGCTGATCCCGGCGTCGGCACCCGCGCTGACGGTGGAGCGTGCCCGCGCGCTGCTGAATGGCGAGTTCTATTACAACGCTCACTCCGCGGCCTTCCCCGCGGGTGAGATCCGCGGTCAACTCGCCCAGCCTTGA
- a CDS encoding isoprenylcysteine carboxyl methyltransferase family protein, with protein sequence MLSSPLYVAVFTAMAVMARLASLAISKRNESRLRQRGGVEFDPRNTRWLAFAHTLYYLSAALEGWARGTEPTALSLAGVGLWLLSMLALVLVIAELREFWTVKIIIAPTHQLRAGSLYRFFKHPNYLLNIGPELIGFALAMEAWATLVIGLPLYLSILLRRIRVEEAAMAKVFPGYGRS encoded by the coding sequence ATGCTTTCATCGCCGCTGTACGTCGCCGTTTTCACTGCCATGGCGGTGATGGCCCGGCTCGCGAGCCTCGCCATTTCCAAACGCAACGAGTCGAGGCTGAGACAGCGCGGCGGTGTCGAATTCGATCCGCGGAACACACGCTGGCTCGCGTTCGCGCACACGCTGTACTACCTGAGCGCCGCGCTGGAAGGATGGGCCCGGGGCACGGAGCCGACGGCCCTGTCCCTGGCGGGGGTCGGGCTGTGGTTACTCTCGATGCTGGCCCTGGTGCTGGTCATTGCCGAGTTGCGCGAGTTCTGGACCGTCAAGATCATCATCGCGCCGACACATCAACTGCGCGCCGGCTCCCTGTACCGATTCTTCAAGCATCCGAACTACCTGCTCAACATCGGTCCTGAGCTGATCGGCTTTGCGCTGGCGATGGAGGCCTGGGCCACCCTGGTCATCGGGCTGCCCCTCTACCTGTCGATCTTGCTGCGTCGTATCCGCGTGGAAGAGGCGGCGATGGCGAAGGTTTTCCCTGGTTACGGCCGGTCCTAG
- a CDS encoding LysR family transcriptional regulator, whose protein sequence is MDSLYSMRVFVRVVDCGSLAGAARHLDLSPAAVTRAVAKLESELGARLIHRTSRRLVLTSVGEDYLERARSILQQVEEANALVADSVATPKGPLRLLVPNSFAVHTLMDRLPAFRRRYPSVTLEMTTGGCHVAADDSYDVCVQLVGGGWTLGNDFVARPLALTEAVACVAPSQLSRDGELRRPEELAERDCLVFGAQGHGIWRFDQRDDEGAQPITVEPRPVISSVDVDTLLSAATAGLGYVGLPSYVVGAALQARTLVRLLPQWHVLTYQLYAAVPSRKYVPAKARAFVDFLVQSYGGGQRDIWLDRAPGVTPSLKSAALGAVG, encoded by the coding sequence GTGGACAGCTTGTACTCGATGCGCGTTTTCGTGCGCGTGGTGGACTGTGGAAGTCTTGCCGGGGCGGCGCGGCACCTTGACCTCTCTCCCGCTGCCGTCACGCGTGCGGTTGCCAAGCTGGAAAGTGAACTCGGCGCGCGGCTGATCCACCGCACCTCCCGCAGGCTGGTGCTGACGTCCGTGGGCGAGGACTATCTGGAACGGGCGCGCAGCATCCTGCAGCAGGTCGAGGAAGCCAATGCGCTGGTCGCGGACTCTGTGGCCACACCGAAGGGACCGCTGCGTCTCCTGGTGCCGAACTCGTTCGCGGTTCATACGTTGATGGACCGGCTACCCGCGTTCCGCCGCCGCTACCCGTCAGTGACGCTGGAGATGACCACGGGCGGCTGCCACGTGGCGGCAGACGACAGCTATGACGTCTGCGTGCAGCTGGTCGGTGGGGGCTGGACCTTGGGCAACGACTTCGTCGCCCGGCCGCTGGCCCTGACGGAGGCCGTTGCATGTGTCGCGCCGTCACAGCTGTCGCGAGATGGAGAACTGCGCCGCCCCGAGGAACTGGCCGAACGCGATTGCCTGGTCTTCGGCGCGCAAGGACACGGCATCTGGCGCTTCGACCAGCGAGACGACGAGGGCGCGCAGCCGATCACGGTGGAGCCTCGCCCGGTGATCAGCAGCGTCGATGTCGACACGCTGCTCTCGGCGGCCACGGCCGGGCTGGGCTATGTCGGGCTGCCCAGCTATGTGGTCGGCGCCGCCTTGCAAGCGCGCACCCTGGTGCGCTTGCTGCCGCAATGGCATGTGCTGACCTATCAGCTGTATGCAGCGGTGCCCAGCCGCAAGTACGTGCCGGCCAAGGCGCGTGCATTCGTGGACTTCCTGGTGCAGAGCTATGGCGGCGGCCAGCGCGACATCTGGCTGGATCGGGCACCGGGGGTGACCCCGAGCCTGAAGAGCGCCGCCCTCGGCGCCGTCGGCTGA
- a CDS encoding SDR family NAD(P)-dependent oxidoreductase, with amino-acid sequence MSYADKVVVITGASSGIGKELAAQLAVQGARLVLADLQEGASVQQADGAPALFIRTDVSQQAGVRYLFDEVRRKGLRIDYFFSNAGISLPMNGASSEDDWTRMLSTNLMSHVRVGRCITELMATGSRPHLVITASASSFLSELTSIGYATTKYATFGYAEWMAFSYRKQGLKVSVACPEAVWTPLIDDIPYLQAGAISVQEAARQMLRGTLEDKFLITTHEGTVEKMQQKYADVDGYVRTIADFREDALRA; translated from the coding sequence GTGTCCTATGCAGACAAGGTTGTGGTCATCACCGGCGCCAGCAGCGGCATCGGCAAGGAACTGGCCGCGCAACTGGCCGTACAAGGCGCTCGGCTGGTGCTGGCGGATCTGCAGGAAGGTGCCAGCGTGCAACAGGCCGATGGCGCGCCGGCGCTGTTCATCCGTACCGACGTGTCGCAGCAGGCCGGGGTGCGTTATCTGTTCGACGAGGTGCGGCGCAAGGGTTTGCGCATCGACTACTTCTTCTCCAATGCCGGCATCAGCCTCCCGATGAACGGAGCTTCCTCGGAAGACGATTGGACGCGGATGCTGTCGACCAACCTGATGAGCCATGTGCGCGTGGGCCGCTGTATCACCGAGTTGATGGCCACGGGCAGCCGGCCGCATCTGGTGATCACCGCGTCCGCCTCCAGCTTCCTGAGCGAGTTGACCAGCATCGGCTATGCGACCACGAAGTACGCCACCTTTGGCTACGCCGAGTGGATGGCCTTCTCCTACCGCAAACAAGGTCTCAAAGTGTCGGTCGCCTGCCCCGAAGCAGTCTGGACACCGCTGATCGACGACATTCCCTACCTGCAGGCCGGGGCGATTTCAGTCCAGGAGGCGGCCCGCCAGATGCTCAGGGGCACGCTGGAAGACAAGTTCCTGATCACGACGCACGAAGGCACGGTCGAAAAGATGCAGCAGAAGTATGCCGACGTGGACGGCTATGTACGCACGATCGCGGACTTCCGCGAGGATGCGCTGCGGGCCTAA
- a CDS encoding alpha/beta hydrolase, producing MNTSQLMAASAAAVSISLCAGAAQAAPGDATSPGKPTVVLVHGAFAGSDSWNAVAAALGAKGYTVVAAANPLRSVSGDAAYVRALASSIAAPVVLVGHSYGGTVIANAATGLKNVKALVFVGAFAPDKGETVIELSGRYPGSTLGDALAPPVPLGGGGKDLYIDQAKFHAQFAADVPAPTARLMAATQRPVAEAALTEPSGDPAWKTIPSWFIFGTADKNIPPAAMKFMAVRAGARKIVEIPKASHVPNVSHPAEIAQLIEEAAAAKL from the coding sequence ATGAATACCAGTCAACTGATGGCCGCGAGCGCGGCCGCCGTCTCGATCAGCCTTTGTGCCGGCGCGGCCCAGGCTGCCCCCGGCGATGCCACGAGCCCGGGCAAGCCCACCGTCGTGCTGGTGCACGGCGCCTTCGCCGGTTCCGACAGCTGGAACGCGGTGGCGGCGGCACTGGGCGCTAAGGGCTATACGGTCGTGGCGGCCGCCAACCCGCTGCGCAGCGTCAGTGGCGATGCCGCCTATGTGCGCGCACTGGCGTCCAGCATTGCGGCGCCGGTGGTCCTGGTCGGCCACTCCTATGGCGGTACCGTGATCGCCAATGCCGCCACCGGCCTGAAGAACGTCAAGGCACTGGTCTTCGTGGGCGCATTCGCGCCCGACAAGGGTGAGACGGTGATCGAGCTGTCGGGGCGCTATCCGGGCAGCACGCTAGGCGACGCCCTGGCGCCGCCGGTCCCGCTGGGCGGCGGCGGCAAGGATCTGTATATCGATCAGGCCAAGTTCCATGCCCAGTTCGCGGCGGACGTGCCGGCGCCGACCGCGCGCCTGATGGCGGCCACTCAGCGACCGGTGGCCGAAGCCGCGCTGACCGAACCTTCGGGCGACCCGGCATGGAAGACTATTCCCTCATGGTTCATCTTCGGCACCGCCGACAAGAACATCCCGCCCGCGGCGATGAAGTTCATGGCGGTGCGCGCGGGTGCCCGCAAGATCGTCGAGATCCCGAAGGCGTCGCACGTGCCGAACGTGAGCCATCCTGCCGAGATCGCCCAGCTGATCGAAGAGGCGGCTGCGGCCAAGCTGTGA